One Microbacterium sp. W4I20 DNA window includes the following coding sequences:
- a CDS encoding DUF3499 family protein, which yields MDGRLCSKVGCAREAVATLTYDYGDQMAALGPLGAANDPQAHDLCSPHADRLSVPAGWLIVRHEALRA from the coding sequence ATGGACGGAAGACTCTGCTCGAAGGTCGGCTGCGCGCGAGAAGCCGTGGCGACGCTCACCTACGACTACGGCGATCAGATGGCGGCCCTCGGTCCGCTCGGAGCCGCGAACGATCCGCAGGCGCATGATCTGTGCTCACCCCACGCGGACCGACTCTCCGTTCCGGCGGGATGGCTCATCGTCCGCCACGAGGCGCTGCGCGCGTGA
- a CDS encoding efflux RND transporter periplasmic adaptor subunit, translating to MIVWRRWIFPLLLVLVFGLCAAALVKIAFFPDRVESSVSPEAEITDPIVAVERGSVVNALSLSGNVARDDSFAVRGEFDGTITAVHVSDGASVKKGQKLFSVRQEYPRKDFDIVAPEAGDLSEIALVKGQSATVGTEIYTLTPARYHLLATVQPVQLYRLVNAPTEATVTITGGPAPFTCNGVRVQVSAEGTASVRCALPADQTVFAGLPATMDLALGQVEDALVIPVTAVQGGAGTGTVWVDAGDGSEPEERAVTLGVNDGVMVEVTEGLEEGDSVRQFVPGFVAPVEENCYEISPGVEQCDSGMSW from the coding sequence GTGATCGTCTGGCGTCGCTGGATCTTCCCCCTGCTGCTGGTCCTGGTGTTCGGTCTGTGCGCCGCGGCGCTCGTGAAGATCGCGTTCTTCCCCGACCGGGTCGAGAGCTCCGTCAGCCCGGAGGCCGAGATCACCGATCCGATCGTGGCGGTCGAACGCGGATCGGTCGTGAACGCGCTGTCGCTGAGCGGCAACGTCGCACGCGACGACAGTTTCGCCGTCCGCGGCGAATTCGACGGCACGATCACCGCGGTGCACGTCAGTGACGGCGCCTCGGTCAAGAAGGGGCAGAAGCTCTTCAGCGTGCGGCAGGAGTATCCGCGGAAGGACTTCGACATCGTCGCGCCGGAGGCCGGCGACCTGTCCGAGATCGCTCTCGTCAAAGGGCAGTCCGCGACAGTCGGGACGGAGATCTACACGCTCACGCCTGCGCGCTACCATCTGCTCGCCACCGTGCAACCGGTCCAGCTCTACCGCCTCGTGAATGCCCCGACCGAGGCGACCGTGACGATCACCGGAGGCCCCGCACCGTTCACGTGCAACGGCGTGCGCGTCCAGGTGAGTGCGGAGGGAACGGCGAGCGTCCGCTGTGCGCTCCCCGCCGACCAGACCGTGTTCGCCGGACTCCCTGCCACCATGGACCTCGCGCTCGGCCAGGTCGAGGATGCCCTCGTCATCCCGGTGACCGCGGTCCAGGGTGGTGCAGGGACGGGCACGGTGTGGGTCGATGCGGGCGACGGATCAGAGCCGGAGGAGCGCGCAGTGACGCTCGGAGTGAACGACGGCGTGATGGTCGAGGTCACCGAAGGGCTCGAGGAGGGCGACAGCGTGCGTCAATTCGTCCCCGGGTTCGTCGCTCCGGTCGAAGAGAACTGCTATGAGATCTCTCCCGGTGTCGAGCAGTGCGACAGCGGGATGAGCTGGTGA
- a CDS encoding RDD family protein, whose amino-acid sequence MSVSIDSSDEVLSGEAVAIDVQPVGFLLRALGALIDMLVGFGVFILWLFLRIWLVDAGILSEATDRIATVSAMVVSFVVLPITMEVALKGRSLGKLAVGGRIVRVDGGAAGFRHAFIRALLGVLEIYMTFGGLAVLTGAFNARSQRLGDLVAGTYSQRVRTPKLIPLVPVLPPMLLGWAQIADVARLPDRLARRISQFLQNAQRMVPEARARVAQDLLAEATPFVSPMPAAPPEAVLVGITVLRRERERRALENSDRRAEKLTGRRVGV is encoded by the coding sequence ATGTCCGTCTCGATCGATTCATCCGACGAGGTGCTCTCCGGCGAGGCCGTCGCCATCGACGTGCAGCCCGTCGGATTCCTGCTGCGCGCGCTCGGCGCCCTCATCGACATGCTCGTCGGCTTCGGCGTCTTCATCCTCTGGCTCTTCCTGCGCATCTGGCTGGTCGACGCCGGCATCCTCTCCGAGGCGACCGACCGCATCGCGACCGTCTCAGCCATGGTGGTGAGCTTCGTCGTGCTTCCCATCACCATGGAAGTGGCCTTGAAGGGGCGCAGTCTCGGAAAGCTCGCCGTCGGCGGGCGGATCGTCCGTGTCGACGGCGGAGCCGCCGGGTTCCGCCACGCTTTCATCCGTGCACTGCTGGGCGTTCTCGAGATCTACATGACCTTCGGTGGCCTCGCTGTGCTCACCGGGGCGTTCAACGCGCGTTCCCAGCGGCTCGGCGATCTGGTCGCCGGAACGTACAGTCAGCGCGTCCGCACGCCGAAGCTCATCCCCCTCGTGCCGGTGCTGCCGCCGATGCTGCTGGGCTGGGCGCAGATCGCCGACGTCGCCCGCCTGCCCGATCGCCTCGCCCGCCGCATCTCGCAGTTCCTGCAGAATGCGCAGCGGATGGTTCCTGAGGCGCGTGCTCGGGTCGCACAGGACCTGCTCGCCGAGGCGACGCCCTTCGTGTCGCCGATGCCGGCCGCCCCGCCGGAGGCCGTGCTGGTGGGCATCACCGTGCTGCGCCGGGAGCGCGAGCGCCGTGCGCTCGAGAACTCCGACCGACGGGCCGAGAAGCTCACCGGCCGTCGCGTCGGCGTCTGA
- a CDS encoding ABC transporter ATP-binding protein — protein MSLVALEDVAKSVLLADDSRLEILRGVTLEVGAGDHVSIVGRSGSGKSTLLNILGMLDAPTSGSVAFEGKEVRRMRSGRLDRLRGDNVGFVFQQFNLLSGRTAIDNVMMPLGHAKGRMFWNRRQIAADMLERVGLGHRIDQIADRLSGGEQQRVAIARALVRRPVLILADEPTGALDIDTGASVMTLLDEVATETDAALVTITHDLHVAARARRHYRLDAGLLEPVDLSRAFEASTLAASVPASVVPTAAIGPSA, from the coding sequence GTGAGCCTCGTCGCTCTTGAGGACGTCGCGAAGAGCGTGCTCCTCGCCGACGACTCGCGTCTGGAGATCCTCCGGGGGGTCACTCTCGAGGTGGGCGCCGGGGATCACGTCTCCATCGTGGGGCGCTCCGGATCGGGCAAGTCGACCCTGCTCAACATTCTCGGGATGCTGGATGCGCCCACCTCCGGCTCCGTGGCCTTCGAGGGGAAGGAGGTCCGGCGCATGCGCTCGGGCCGCCTCGACCGGCTCCGCGGCGACAACGTCGGCTTCGTGTTCCAGCAGTTCAACCTGCTCTCCGGACGGACGGCGATCGACAACGTGATGATGCCGCTCGGGCACGCCAAGGGACGGATGTTCTGGAATCGCCGGCAGATCGCGGCGGACATGCTCGAGCGGGTCGGCCTGGGCCACCGTATCGACCAGATCGCGGATCGGCTGTCGGGCGGAGAGCAGCAGCGGGTGGCGATCGCCAGAGCGCTGGTGCGACGCCCGGTGCTGATTCTCGCGGACGAGCCGACCGGGGCACTCGACATCGACACCGGTGCGTCGGTGATGACGCTGTTGGACGAGGTCGCGACCGAGACCGATGCGGCTCTCGTGACGATCACCCACGACCTGCACGTCGCGGCGCGCGCCCGCCGACACTACCGGCTCGATGCCGGACTCCTCGAGCCCGTCGATCTCAGCCGGGCGTTCGAGGCCTCGACGCTCGCGGCATCCGTTCCCGCCTCCGTCGTTCCCACCGCGGCGATCGGGCCGTCGGCATGA
- a CDS encoding ABC transporter permease codes for MTGFLGALADAWAEIRVHKLRVLLSLIGIAVSVGALTAVVAISEYQRQYQAEQSDRWGGRAATIVVSATTDDGSPVDGDEFDERFLRVSERFDFSHTARIAQGVMIPVQLPDGITDVGARLIDPAYSQIHREQLLTGRWLLDSDVEALAPPVVISEPLWDRLGRIPIIEHPTITVSGPGGGTYQVVGVTARQGFGDEEARVDLLYDAYRDRVDALPVDAWTQYEIWLESDQADEIGPVLAMDLRAGLPEGQTVSVSRSDWGAQPGAMDAQATFEMITGGIAALILALGALSLINIQLVAMRQRVREIGVRRAFGASSGRVFFSVFLESLVATTVAGIVGIAIVVAVLRSDWLIDSMFVGIQDVPPFPMRAALVGLAASVIVGAVSGFIPALVALRVKVIDAIRF; via the coding sequence ATGACCGGCTTCCTCGGCGCGCTCGCGGATGCCTGGGCGGAGATCCGCGTGCACAAGCTGCGCGTGCTCCTCAGTCTGATCGGCATCGCGGTGTCGGTGGGCGCGCTGACGGCCGTCGTGGCGATCTCGGAGTATCAGCGCCAGTACCAGGCCGAACAATCGGACCGCTGGGGCGGACGTGCCGCGACCATCGTCGTGTCGGCGACGACCGACGACGGATCCCCGGTCGACGGGGACGAGTTCGATGAGCGCTTCCTGCGGGTCTCCGAGCGCTTCGACTTCAGCCACACCGCGCGGATCGCACAGGGAGTGATGATCCCGGTGCAGCTGCCGGACGGCATCACCGACGTCGGCGCGCGCCTGATCGACCCGGCGTACTCGCAGATCCACCGCGAGCAGCTGCTCACCGGGCGCTGGCTGCTCGATTCCGACGTCGAGGCGCTCGCACCGCCGGTCGTGATCTCCGAGCCTCTGTGGGATCGGCTCGGACGCATTCCGATCATCGAGCATCCGACCATCACGGTCTCGGGCCCGGGCGGAGGCACGTATCAGGTGGTCGGCGTCACCGCGCGTCAGGGGTTCGGCGACGAGGAGGCTCGCGTGGATCTCCTCTACGACGCCTATCGGGACCGAGTGGACGCGCTGCCGGTCGATGCCTGGACGCAGTATGAGATCTGGCTGGAGTCCGATCAGGCGGACGAGATCGGGCCGGTTCTCGCGATGGACCTCCGAGCGGGCCTCCCGGAGGGGCAGACCGTCTCGGTGAGTCGATCGGACTGGGGTGCGCAGCCGGGCGCGATGGATGCGCAGGCGACCTTCGAGATGATCACGGGTGGCATCGCGGCGCTGATCCTCGCCCTCGGGGCGTTGAGTCTGATCAACATCCAACTCGTCGCCATGCGGCAGCGCGTCCGCGAGATCGGTGTGCGTCGCGCGTTCGGGGCGAGCTCGGGACGCGTCTTCTTCTCCGTCTTCCTGGAGAGCCTCGTGGCGACGACCGTGGCCGGGATCGTCGGCATCGCCATCGTGGTCGCGGTTCTGCGGTCGGACTGGCTCATCGACTCGATGTTCGTGGGCATCCAGGATGTCCCGCCCTTCCCGATGCGCGCAGCCCTCGTCGGCCTCGCGGCCTCGGTGATCGTCGGGGCGGTGTCCGGGTTCATTCCCGCGCTCGTGGCACTGCGCGTCAAGGTGATCGACGCGATCCGCTTCTGA